In the genome of Aspergillus luchuensis IFO 4308 DNA, chromosome 2, nearly complete sequence, one region contains:
- a CDS encoding uncharacterized protein (COG:S;~EggNog:ENOG410PXM7;~InterPro:IPR029178;~PFAM:PF15463), with amino-acid sequence MGVGDYVHSKEAGQPRPRTTEASKQSRQALAAQARVDVPPTNLVAPVPLPINKSIPLEHYSTPAFSEQMPQAPAENGVHRDMFDTDVEGIDESTIAATSVMGAEDAPLQFQLRPATVPQYQEAAPVADERPLHPSRLPRRAYDGKWYENLGDNAMKSAGFNSEDADDASQLTSMAGDDERSDTTEDGNYARRYRSSTEEPLSKRLQSFWTASRRSYQNPEPQAYPEPSKTAAPPPLRQSTSDARLSKQALPNRKVTLPRSMTATPRTRFSPPKPSLLEQLDITPTRRTSGPRPQPGKEPGITSTTNHHHHHHQRHNSDDNHLFDTSRDSLPPLTTFDMTNIDDLDVDHDDDHDPINDPFARRNSVQRIVSDDPDFQPTKSTITIGTSTKNKKRNLESDYPPEILRQKSFKDLQSEPFDHTPIAPAKSTPTTTTPAPNPGPNATSDEKIDFLLNSEDKDRRDFFSTLTMNEWEDYGDLLIDQFSNALSKMKDLRHARRKTAALFEAEIARRNEVVEEQSADLTRKLEEMRSGGAEVLRGRTP; translated from the coding sequence ACAGTCACGGCAGGCTCTAGCCGCACAAGCAAGGGTTGACGTCCCTCCAACAAATCTGGTGGCGCCAGTGCCCCTGCCAATCAACAAATCAATTCCCCTGGAGCATTATTCAACACCGGCATTTAGCGAGCAGATGCCTCAGGCGCCCGCGGAAAATGGCGTGCATAGAGACATGTTTGACACCGATGTGGAAGGCATCGACGAATCGACTATCGCTGCGACGAGTGTTATGGGCGCAGAGGATGCTCCACTTCAATTCCAATTACGACCCGCCACAGTTCCTCAATATCAGGAGGCAGCGCCAGTAGCGGATGAGAGGCCACTGCATCCGTCTCGATTGCCACGCCGTGCTTACGATGGCAAGTGGTACGAGAATCTTGGAGACAACGCTATGAAATCAGCTGGTTTCAACTCAgaagatgccgatgatgcaAGTCAATTGACCTCCATGGCTGGAGACGATGAACGATCTGATACAACTGAGGACGGGAACTACGCCCGCAGATACAGATCCTCCACCGAGGAACCATTAAGCAAACGACTACAGAGCTTTTGGACCGCCAGCAGGAGATCTTATCAAAATCCAGAACCACAAGCATATCCCGAACCATCAAAgactgctgctcctcctcctctgcggCAATCCACATCCGACGCCAGATTATCGAAACAGGCTCTACCCAACAGGAAAGTCACACTGCCACGCAGTATGACAGCAACTCCACGGACACGATTCAGTCCACCAAAGCCATCTCTCCTAGAACAACTGGACATAACCCCAACTCGTCGAACCTCAGGTCCTCGACCCCAACCCGGCAAAGAACCAGGTATCACCAGCActaccaaccaccaccaccaccatcaccagcgCCACAACTCCGACGACAACCACCTCTTCGACACCAGCCGCGACAGCCTACCACCCCTAACCACCTTTGACATGACCAACATCGACGACCTAGACGTCGACCACGACGACGACCACGACCCAATCAACGACCCATTCGCCCGCCGCAACTCCGTCCAACGCATCGTCTCAGACGACCCCGACTTCCAACCCACCAAgagcaccatcaccatcggcACCAGTACCAAAAACAAGAAACGTAACCTCGAATCCGACTACCCACCGGAAATCCTGCGCCAAAAATCCTTCAAGGACCTCCAATCCGAACCCTTCGACCACACCCCAATCGCAcccgccaaatccacccccaccaccaccacgccaGCCCCCAACCCAGGCCCCAACGCCACCTCAGACGAGAAAATCGACTTCCTACTAAACTCCGAAGACAAAGACCGCcgcgacttcttctccacgcTCACGATGAACGAATGGGAAGATTACGGCGATCTCCTCATCGACCAATTCAGCAACGCACTTTCCAAGATGAAAGATCTCCGCCATGCAAGACGGAAAACAGCGGCGTTGTTTGAGGCGGAAATTGCGAGGAGGAATGAAGTGGTGGAGGAGCAGTCTGCTGATTTGAcgaggaagttggaggagatgaggagtgGGGGGGCGGAGGTGTTGAGGGGGAGGACGccttga